From a single Armatimonadota bacterium genomic region:
- the nadA gene encoding quinolinate synthase NadA, whose protein sequence is MTSSDRHAGGASASLRERINRLKGAANAVILAHNYQLDEIQEIADFTGDSLELSRKAASTSAEVIVFCGVHFMAETAKILSPAKTVLLPDLKAGCPMADMINAEQLRAFKAEYPGRPVAAYVNTSAEVKAESDVCCTSANAVKVVESLDEDEVIFVPDKCLGDYVASKTSKKIILYPGYCPTHHRIRPEDILRRKSEHPDAYVMVHPECTRAVVQLADGVFSTSGMIRFARESSHREFIVGTEKGILHRLHQESPGKKFFTPTDNTICPNMKKITLEKLLWSLEDMQYPIELSADIMDRARGAIRRMIEIA, encoded by the coding sequence ATGACTTCCAGCGACCGACATGCCGGAGGGGCGAGCGCATCGCTCAGGGAGCGGATCAACCGCCTGAAGGGCGCCGCGAACGCGGTGATCCTCGCGCACAACTACCAGCTCGACGAGATCCAGGAGATCGCCGACTTCACGGGCGACTCGCTCGAACTGAGCCGGAAGGCGGCCTCGACTTCCGCCGAAGTGATCGTCTTCTGCGGCGTACACTTCATGGCCGAGACGGCGAAGATCCTCTCGCCCGCGAAGACCGTCCTTCTGCCGGATCTGAAGGCCGGGTGCCCGATGGCGGACATGATCAACGCCGAGCAGCTCCGGGCGTTCAAGGCGGAGTATCCCGGCCGCCCCGTCGCCGCCTACGTGAACACTTCAGCCGAGGTTAAGGCCGAGAGCGACGTCTGCTGCACGTCGGCCAACGCAGTCAAGGTCGTGGAATCGCTCGACGAAGACGAGGTGATCTTCGTCCCGGACAAGTGCCTCGGCGACTACGTGGCGTCAAAGACGTCGAAGAAGATCATTCTCTATCCGGGGTACTGCCCCACCCACCACCGGATCAGGCCGGAGGACATCCTCCGCCGGAAGTCCGAGCATCCCGACGCCTATGTGATGGTTCACCCGGAGTGTACCCGCGCGGTCGTTCAGCTCGCGGACGGCGTGTTCAGCACGTCGGGGATGATACGATTCGCCAGGGAGAGCTCCCATCGGGAGTTTATCGTCGGCACGGAGAAGGGCATACTGCATCGTCTGCATCAGGAGAGCCCCGGGAAGAAGTTCTTCACGCCGACGGACAATACGATCTGCCCGAACATGAAGAAGATCACGCTGGAGAAACTTCTCTGGTCGCTCGAAGATATGCAGTACCCGATCGAGCTTTCTGCCGATATAATGGATAGGGCGCGCGGGGCAATCCGGCGAATGATCGAGATCGCGTAG
- the nadC gene encoding carboxylating nicotinate-nucleotide diphosphorylase, with amino-acid sequence MNLNYLEVEETVRRALDEDIGAGDVTTALTVSSSAVSNARIIAREEGIIAGLPVAAICFRLVAESYSAGHMTVIKRVRPPHTAAVRIEGLPQAGKPIRITAKHLGKPAVNVTGGPVAPRKSSERESNLAFRAELSDGAMVQSGDIIAEITGPTVAILTAERTALNFLQRLSGIATRTARLVSLVEGTGAVVMDTRKTTPGLRSLEKYAVRRGGGRNHRFGLYDAVLIKDNHIEAAGGIAEAIEAARADASHLMKIEAEAETLAQVETALEAGADIILLDNMSPADLKKAVKACRGRALTEASGNVTEKNILEVAKTGVDMISVGALTHSVDALDLSLEITG; translated from the coding sequence ATGAACCTGAACTATCTGGAAGTGGAAGAAACCGTCCGAAGGGCGCTTGACGAGGACATCGGCGCGGGCGATGTCACGACCGCGCTCACCGTCTCTTCGTCGGCCGTCTCGAACGCGAGGATAATCGCAAGGGAAGAAGGGATCATCGCCGGACTTCCCGTCGCGGCGATCTGCTTCCGACTGGTCGCCGAGAGCTACTCCGCCGGGCACATGACGGTCATAAAGCGCGTGCGCCCGCCTCACACCGCCGCCGTGCGGATAGAGGGACTCCCTCAGGCGGGCAAGCCGATCCGGATCACCGCCAAGCACCTCGGCAAGCCGGCGGTGAACGTCACCGGCGGGCCCGTCGCCCCGCGGAAGTCAAGCGAGCGCGAGTCCAACCTGGCGTTTCGCGCCGAGCTATCCGACGGCGCGATGGTTCAGTCCGGAGACATCATCGCGGAGATCACCGGTCCCACGGTCGCCATTCTCACGGCGGAGCGGACCGCCCTGAACTTCCTCCAGCGGCTGTCCGGGATCGCTACCAGGACTGCGCGGCTGGTCAGCCTCGTCGAGGGCACGGGCGCGGTCGTGATGGACACCCGCAAGACCACTCCGGGGCTGCGCAGCCTCGAGAAGTACGCAGTCCGGCGAGGCGGAGGGCGAAACCACCGTTTCGGGCTCTACGACGCGGTACTAATCAAGGACAACCACATCGAGGCGGCCGGCGGAATCGCGGAGGCGATCGAGGCGGCGCGGGCGGACGCGTCCCACCTGATGAAGATCGAGGCCGAGGCGGAGACCCTCGCGCAGGTCGAGACGGCGCTCGAAGCCGGCGCCGACATCATCCTGCTCGACAACATGAGTCCGGCTGACCTGAAGAAGGCCGTCAAGGCGTGCAGAGGGCGCGCTCTCACCGAGGCATCCGGAAACGTCACCGAGAAGAACATCCTCGAGGTCGCCAAGACCGGGGTTGACATGATCTCGGTCGGCGCGTTGACTCACTCCGTGGACGCCCTGGATCTCAGCCTCGAGATAACGGGATGA